One segment of Daphnia magna isolate NIES linkage group LG2, ASM2063170v1.1, whole genome shotgun sequence DNA contains the following:
- the LOC123469865 gene encoding uncharacterized protein LOC123469865: MASPPNYYRKNDHRKGREAITMLNQLQNFSGSPAVRFDRWIKLFDNVVAMSNWDNAEIISMLSTKMSGEAYDLLQNILESSDTYEYEDIKKLFQENYHGSEDIDFYQNQFDEIQRKPKENILNYAYRLKTLYTRAYPSNNQETPEEKTTQLRLLRQKFLQGLEPELQNIVRHKSVSTFEELVSITQKYAKRVQSDTIEKDKRIFVNAVASTQNETAILQAIEKQSEHINSIASCLKLATTEPSLQETSTSPDLSGKIDRLTDVITNLGSIMQASIRQTNEIRQPPEITSAIPRTNQDTEISQTTPPKQFQPPRPNERVPTTSRQHFRQA, translated from the coding sequence atggCATCACCCCCAAATTATTACCGGAAAAATGACCACCGTAAGGGCAGGGAAGCCATCACCATGCTGAATCAACTGCAAAATTTCTCAGGCAGCCCCGCTGTTCGCTTCGATCGTTGGATTAAGCTTTTCGATAACGTCGTAGCCATGTCAAACTGGGACAATGCAGAAATAATCAGTATGCTATCAACTAAAATGTCGGGCGAAGCATACGACTTACTACAAAACATCTTGGAATCCAGCGATACTTACGAATACGAAGATATCAAGAAACTCTTCCAAGAAAACTACCATGGATCCGAAGACATTGATTTTTACCAAAACCAATTCGACGAGATACAACggaagccaaaagaaaatattttaaattatgccTACAGACTTAAAACGCTATACACACGTGCCTATCCCTCCAACAACCAGGAAACACCCGAAGAAAAAACCACGCAACTAAGATTACTTcgacaaaaatttttgcaaggaCTGGAACCAGAACTTCAAAACATCGTAAGACACAAATCAGTATCAACATTCGAAGAACTTGTATCTATCACACAGAAGTACGCAAAGCGCGTCCAATCGGATACgatagaaaaagacaaaaggatATTTGTTAACGCGGTAGCTAGCACTCAAAACGAAACAGCTATCCTACAAGCAATCGAAAAACAAAGTGAACACATAAACTCAATCGCATCCTGCCTGAAATTAGCCACCACTGAACCTTCTCTACAAGAAACAAGCACATCGCCCGACTTGAGCGGAAAAATTGACCGTTTAACGGACGTCATAACAAACCTCGGCAGCATCATGCAGGCTAGCATTCGCCAAACAAATGAGATACGTCAACCCCCAGAAATAACTTCAGCTATCCCCCGAACCAATCAAGACACGGAAATTTCTCAAACCACGCCCCCAAAACAGTTTCAACCGCCAAGGCCCAATGAACGGGTTCCGACAACCAGTCGGCAACACTTTCGGCAGGCCTAA